A window of Flavobacterium flavigenum contains these coding sequences:
- a CDS encoding zinc metallopeptidase: MGSGYLIIAGAIMLFSWLVSSRLKSKFELYSKLQLQNGMSGREIAEKMLADNGIYDVRVISTPGQLTDHYNPADKTVNLSEAVYNHRNAAAAAVAAHECGHAVQHAIGYEWLTMRSALVPIVSVASNYVQWILLAGILMIRTFPQLLLVGIVIFAATTLFTIITLPVEYDASNRALAWLENKRMLTQQEQAGAKDALKWAARTYVVAAIGSIATLLYYISIYSGSRRN; the protein is encoded by the coding sequence ATGGGAAGTGGATATTTAATTATTGCCGGGGCTATAATGTTATTTAGCTGGCTGGTAAGTTCAAGACTAAAAAGTAAATTCGAATTATACTCCAAACTGCAATTACAAAACGGTATGAGCGGGAGGGAAATTGCCGAAAAGATGCTCGCAGACAATGGTATTTACGATGTTCGTGTGATTTCGACTCCGGGTCAATTGACAGATCATTATAATCCTGCAGATAAAACGGTTAATTTAAGCGAGGCGGTTTACAATCACAGAAATGCAGCAGCAGCAGCAGTTGCGGCTCACGAGTGCGGTCATGCGGTGCAGCATGCAATTGGTTATGAGTGGCTGACAATGCGTTCGGCATTAGTGCCTATTGTAAGCGTAGCATCCAATTATGTACAATGGATTTTATTGGCCGGAATCCTGATGATCAGGACTTTTCCACAATTATTATTAGTAGGTATCGTGATTTTTGCCGCAACAACATTGTTTACAATTATAACTTTACCTGTTGAATATGATGCAAGTAATCGTGCGCTCGCGTGGTTAGAAAATAAACGAATGCTCACACAACAAGAGCAGGCGGGAGCAAAAGATGCATTAAAATGGGCAGCGAGAACGTATGTGGTAGCAGCTATTGGTTCAATTGCAACCTTGTTGTATTATATTTCGATTTATTCAGGAAGCAGAAGGAATTAG
- a CDS encoding RNA polymerase sigma factor yields MEFETIYKTYWDRIFRLCMGFVNDYDIAQDLAQETFIIVWQKLETFRNESAIGTWIFRIASNNCLRQIEKDKRFPKSDLPVHLSEEKQTSIEPHIQFLYKCIAELPETDRIIISLELEDLKQSEIARIVGLSEANVRVKIHRIKEKLTQKFKEHGPR; encoded by the coding sequence ATGGAGTTTGAAACTATCTACAAAACATATTGGGACAGAATTTTCAGGCTATGCATGGGCTTTGTTAACGATTATGATATCGCGCAGGATCTCGCCCAGGAAACCTTTATAATCGTATGGCAGAAACTGGAAACTTTTAGAAACGAGTCGGCAATTGGAACCTGGATTTTTAGAATTGCTTCGAATAACTGTTTAAGACAGATTGAAAAAGACAAACGTTTTCCAAAATCAGATCTGCCGGTTCATCTGAGCGAAGAAAAACAAACTTCGATTGAACCCCATATTCAATTTTTATACAAATGTATAGCCGAATTACCAGAAACAGACCGTATTATTATTTCACTGGAATTAGAAGATCTAAAACAGTCGGAAATTGCCAGAATAGTTGGGCTTTCTGAAGCCAATGTACGCGTGAAAATTCACAGAATAAAAGAAAAACTGACTCAAAAATTTAAAGAACATGGACCACGATAA
- a CDS encoding alpha/beta fold hydrolase codes for MKKYIILVIAFLFSALCLNVFAQSKSYPFEVVKTGNGKKSIIFIPGFASSGDVWNETKVNFEKNFTCYTLTMAGFAGAKPVENSSFKNWKDGIAAFIKDQKIEKPVVIGHSMGGGLALAIASDYPELVGSIVVVDALPCLASLSDPSFQSKENNDCSPAVKQMTAMNEKQFYDMQKQTMPRLLADQSKLEMVVDWSVKSDRKTFAEMYCDFYNTDLRNRIAQIKCPSLILLESYFINLKPAIEEQYKNLKTADFKYAAKGLHFIMYDDTAWYLEQLNNFLKPE; via the coding sequence ATGAAAAAGTATATCATCTTAGTTATCGCATTCTTATTTTCAGCATTATGTTTAAATGTTTTTGCACAAAGTAAATCGTATCCTTTTGAAGTTGTAAAAACCGGAAACGGAAAAAAATCAATAATATTCATTCCGGGATTTGCTTCTTCTGGCGATGTTTGGAATGAAACCAAAGTCAATTTCGAAAAAAATTTTACTTGTTATACACTTACAATGGCCGGTTTCGCTGGCGCAAAACCTGTAGAAAATTCTTCATTTAAAAACTGGAAAGACGGAATTGCAGCATTCATTAAAGATCAAAAAATAGAAAAACCAGTTGTAATCGGGCACAGTATGGGAGGCGGTTTGGCTTTGGCAATTGCTTCAGATTATCCTGAATTGGTTGGAAGTATTGTCGTTGTTGATGCTTTACCATGTTTGGCCTCGCTTTCGGATCCTTCTTTTCAATCAAAAGAAAATAATGACTGCTCGCCAGCTGTAAAACAAATGACGGCTATGAATGAAAAGCAATTTTACGATATGCAGAAACAAACAATGCCAAGACTTTTGGCAGATCAATCAAAACTGGAAATGGTTGTGGATTGGAGTGTAAAATCAGATCGAAAAACTTTTGCCGAAATGTATTGTGATTTTTATAATACCGATTTGAGAAACAGGATTGCACAGATAAAATGCCCGTCGTTAATTTTGTTAGAGTCTTATTTTATAAATTTAAAACCTGCAATTGAGGAACAATATAAAAATTTGAAAACGGCTGATTTTAAATACGCTGCGAAAGGGCTTCATTTTATTATGTACGATGATACAGCCTGGTATCTGGAACAATTAAATAATTTTTTAAAACCTGAATAA
- a CDS encoding dihydroorotase has product MNRILIKNAKIVNEGSIFEGDVLIENDLIVEVADSISLKSSDCKVIDAEGNFLIPGAIDDQVHFREPGLTHKGDIESESRAAVAGGITSFIEQPNTVPNAVTQEILEDKYQIASQKSFANYSFMMGATNDNLEEVLKTNPKNVAGIKIFLGSSTGNMLVDKEETLEKIFSSTPMLIAVHCEDETTIQNNLAEFKEKYGDDIPVTAHNLIRSAEACYISSSKAVALAKKTGARLHIFHLSTAKEMELFTNKIPLEDKKITAEVCVHHLWFTDEDYKTKGNFIKWNPAVKTDADRKELWKALNDGRIDVIATDHAPHTKEEKLQSYLKAPSGGPLVQHAVVAMFEAYHQGKITVEKIVEKMCHNPAKIFKIEKRGFIKAGYYADLVIVNPGLPWSVKPDNILYKCGWSPFENFTFKSRITHTFVNGEMVYNNFKVKDIRAGKRLLFNR; this is encoded by the coding sequence ATGAACAGGATTTTAATTAAGAATGCCAAAATTGTAAACGAAGGATCAATTTTTGAAGGTGATGTTTTAATCGAAAACGACTTAATTGTAGAAGTTGCAGACAGCATCAGTCTAAAATCATCCGATTGTAAAGTAATAGATGCCGAAGGAAATTTTCTGATTCCGGGCGCAATTGACGACCAGGTACATTTTAGGGAACCGGGACTTACACATAAAGGGGATATTGAATCGGAGTCGAGAGCTGCCGTAGCAGGAGGAATTACTTCTTTCATCGAACAGCCAAATACAGTTCCGAATGCTGTTACACAGGAAATTTTAGAAGATAAATACCAAATAGCTTCCCAGAAATCATTCGCTAATTATTCCTTTATGATGGGAGCTACGAATGATAACCTGGAGGAAGTGTTAAAAACAAATCCTAAAAATGTTGCCGGAATCAAGATTTTCCTGGGGTCTTCAACCGGAAATATGCTGGTTGATAAAGAAGAGACTTTAGAAAAAATATTTTCGAGTACGCCAATGCTAATTGCGGTTCATTGTGAAGATGAAACCACGATTCAGAATAATTTGGCTGAATTCAAAGAAAAATATGGAGATGATATTCCGGTTACGGCGCATAATCTGATCCGTAGTGCAGAAGCTTGTTATATTTCGTCTTCAAAAGCGGTGGCTTTGGCGAAAAAAACAGGAGCCCGTCTGCATATTTTCCATCTTTCAACCGCGAAAGAAATGGAATTGTTTACGAATAAAATTCCGTTGGAAGATAAAAAAATCACAGCTGAGGTTTGTGTACATCATCTTTGGTTTACCGATGAAGATTACAAAACTAAAGGAAATTTTATCAAATGGAACCCTGCCGTAAAAACGGATGCAGACAGAAAAGAACTTTGGAAAGCTTTAAATGATGGCCGTATTGACGTTATTGCAACCGATCATGCACCACATACAAAGGAAGAAAAATTACAATCTTATTTAAAAGCGCCTTCAGGAGGACCTTTAGTGCAGCATGCTGTTGTTGCAATGTTTGAAGCGTACCATCAGGGGAAAATCACGGTGGAAAAAATCGTAGAGAAAATGTGCCATAACCCTGCGAAGATTTTTAAAATCGAAAAAAGAGGTTTTATTAAAGCAGGTTATTATGCAGATTTGGTTATTGTAAATCCAGGTTTGCCATGGAGTGTGAAACCAGACAATATATTGTATAAATGCGGCTGGTCTCCGTTTGAAAATTTTACTTTCAAATCGAGAATTACACATACTTTTGTAAACGGAGAAATGGTTTATAATAATTTTAAAGTAAAAGACATCCGTGCCGGAAAACGATTATTATTTAACAGATAA
- a CDS encoding response regulator transcription factor, with amino-acid sequence MPPYKAIEGEIVFSEEVKTIISQPLCEDLERIPALSRRERDIALLLSQGKSTQEIADDLFLSFLTVQTHRRNILQKYKMKNVAELIAFLLKNNMLN; translated from the coding sequence ATGCCCCCTTATAAAGCAATCGAAGGTGAAATTGTGTTTAGTGAAGAAGTGAAAACTATAATTAGCCAGCCATTATGTGAAGATTTAGAGCGAATTCCGGCTTTAAGCAGAAGAGAGCGTGATATTGCACTATTGTTATCGCAAGGAAAGTCAACTCAGGAGATAGCCGACGATTTATTTCTAAGTTTTTTGACTGTTCAAACCCATCGCCGTAATATTCTTCAAAAATACAAAATGAAGAATGTGGCAGAACTAATTGCTTTTCTACTCAAAAACAATATGCTGAACTGA
- a CDS encoding uroporphyrinogen-III synthase has product MKVKTILVSQPEPKVENSPYFELQQKHKIKIDFRPFIHVEGVSAKEIRLQKIDLNHYTAIILTSRNAVDHFFRVADEMRYKVPEGLKYFCQSEAVAFYLQKYVVYRKRKIYVGAKDFADLSPLIKKYKDEKFLLPASDQLNADAPITLNGLKVDWAQAIFYRTVMSDLSDLADVYYDVLAFFSPTGIKSLFKNFPDFKQNNTRIAVFGSTTQKEALDHGLRIDILAPTPETPSMTMALEKYIAEANKAK; this is encoded by the coding sequence ATGAAAGTGAAAACAATTTTGGTGTCACAGCCTGAACCTAAAGTGGAAAACTCCCCTTACTTTGAGCTCCAACAGAAACACAAAATAAAAATTGATTTCAGACCTTTTATTCATGTGGAGGGAGTTAGTGCAAAAGAAATCCGATTACAAAAAATCGATCTTAATCATTACACTGCAATTATTTTAACAAGCCGAAATGCGGTTGATCATTTTTTCAGAGTTGCTGACGAAATGCGTTACAAAGTTCCTGAAGGATTGAAATATTTTTGTCAATCTGAAGCGGTGGCTTTTTACCTGCAAAAATATGTGGTCTACAGAAAACGTAAAATTTATGTTGGCGCGAAAGATTTTGCAGATTTATCTCCGCTTATTAAAAAATACAAGGACGAAAAATTCTTATTGCCGGCTTCTGATCAGTTAAATGCTGATGCACCAATAACTTTAAACGGTTTGAAAGTAGACTGGGCACAAGCTATTTTCTACAGAACTGTAATGAGCGACTTGTCAGATTTAGCAGACGTTTATTATGATGTTTTGGCTTTTTTCAGCCCAACGGGAATAAAATCATTGTTTAAAAACTTTCCTGATTTTAAACAAAACAATACCCGAATTGCTGTATTTGGAAGCACAACTCAAAAAGAAGCTTTAGACCATGGTTTAAGAATTGACATTCTTGCCCCGACTCCTGAAACTCCTTCTATGACAATGGCTCTGGAAAAATACATTGCCGAAGCAAACAAAGCGAAATAA
- a CDS encoding NAD-dependent epimerase/dehydratase family protein — protein sequence MVLVTGGTGLVGAHLLLHLIENGENVRAIYRSQNNIQKTKSVFELYKKGDLFEKINWLEADILDVPSLETAFINIEHVYHCAALISFDPKDEDALRKTNIEGTANMVNFSLAKDVKKFCFVSSIAALGDLQPHETYITEETDWNPEKPHSDYAISKYGAEMEVWRGVQEGLDVIIVNPGVILAPVATKSIFEHGSNELYLKVSKGLSFYTLGKSGFITINDVVRVAFELMKSNIKNERFTVIADNIVFRDILNTLAEVLKVKKPTIHAKPIFMNLLWIADSIFSTLFFQKRSLTKATAKASYSKNLYSNEKIKTALGTVFLDVHEYIKEASKL from the coding sequence ATGGTATTAGTAACAGGAGGAACCGGTTTAGTTGGCGCACATTTATTGCTTCATTTGATTGAAAATGGAGAAAATGTCAGGGCTATTTATCGCAGCCAAAACAATATCCAAAAAACAAAATCGGTTTTTGAATTGTATAAAAAAGGCGATTTATTCGAAAAAATCAATTGGCTTGAAGCCGATATATTAGACGTTCCTTCCCTTGAGACTGCTTTCATCAATATAGAACACGTTTATCATTGCGCTGCCCTTATTTCTTTTGATCCAAAAGATGAGGATGCACTTCGAAAAACCAATATCGAAGGAACTGCCAATATGGTTAATTTTTCTTTAGCAAAAGATGTAAAGAAATTCTGTTTCGTAAGTTCTATTGCTGCTTTGGGAGATTTACAGCCACATGAAACTTATATCACTGAAGAAACTGACTGGAATCCGGAAAAACCACACAGCGACTACGCTATTTCAAAATACGGTGCCGAAATGGAAGTCTGGAGAGGCGTTCAGGAAGGCTTAGATGTCATTATTGTAAATCCCGGCGTTATTTTAGCTCCCGTTGCTACAAAATCAATTTTTGAACACGGAAGTAATGAACTGTATCTAAAAGTAAGTAAAGGACTTTCATTCTACACCCTTGGAAAAAGCGGATTTATCACTATAAATGATGTTGTAAGAGTAGCTTTTGAGCTCATGAAAAGCAATATAAAAAATGAACGTTTTACGGTAATTGCTGACAATATTGTGTTCAGGGATATTCTGAACACGCTTGCTGAAGTTTTAAAAGTAAAAAAACCAACAATTCACGCCAAACCAATATTTATGAATCTTCTTTGGATTGCAGACAGTATCTTTTCAACTCTGTTCTTTCAAAAAAGAAGCCTTACAAAAGCCACTGCAAAAGCTTCTTATTCTAAAAATCTGTATTCGAATGAAAAAATAAAAACCGCTCTGGGAACGGTTTTTCTGGATGTGCATGAATACATAAAAGAAGCATCGAAATTATAA
- the tyrS gene encoding tyrosine--tRNA ligase, with amino-acid sequence MKNLVEELKWRGLYHDSMPGTEEQLLKEVTSAYIGFDPTADSLHIGSMVQIILLVHLKNFGHQPVALVGGATGMIGDPSGKSDERNLLNEETLAKNVAGIKSVLSRFLDFNSNEPNGPIMVNNYDWMKEFSFIDFAREVGKRITVNYMMAKDSVKKRINGEGEGMSFTEFTYQLIQGYDFYHLYKNNNCLLQMGGSDQWGNITTGTELVRRMGGENAKAFALTTPLITKADGSKFGKSEGGNVWLDADKTSVYKFYQFWVNATDADAEKYIKIFTFLDKETIEALIAEHQAAPHLRVLQKKLAEEITIFVHSKEELEKAIQASNILFGNSTADDLKKLDEKTFLEVFDGVPQAEIAKADLENGLDIITVLNEKTGFFKSNGEARRALTANSISVNREKIKEDFVLTVNDLINNQFVLLQSGKKNYFVIRII; translated from the coding sequence ATGAAGAATCTAGTTGAAGAATTAAAGTGGCGCGGTTTGTACCATGATAGCATGCCAGGAACGGAAGAACAATTGCTAAAAGAGGTAACATCGGCTTATATTGGTTTTGATCCAACGGCAGATTCGCTGCATATTGGCAGTATGGTTCAGATTATTTTATTGGTTCATTTAAAGAATTTTGGTCATCAGCCTGTTGCTTTGGTGGGTGGTGCGACCGGAATGATTGGTGATCCATCCGGAAAATCTGATGAAAGAAATCTGTTGAACGAAGAAACTTTAGCTAAAAATGTTGCCGGAATCAAAAGTGTTCTGTCGCGTTTTTTAGATTTTAATTCAAATGAACCAAACGGACCAATCATGGTAAATAACTATGACTGGATGAAAGAGTTCTCGTTTATTGATTTTGCCCGTGAAGTTGGAAAACGTATTACGGTAAATTATATGATGGCGAAGGATTCTGTTAAAAAGAGAATTAACGGAGAAGGTGAAGGAATGTCTTTCACAGAATTCACCTACCAACTGATTCAGGGATACGATTTTTATCATTTATATAAAAACAACAACTGCCTTTTGCAAATGGGAGGTTCTGACCAATGGGGAAATATTACCACAGGTACAGAATTAGTGCGCAGAATGGGCGGAGAAAATGCGAAAGCTTTTGCATTGACAACGCCTTTAATTACAAAAGCAGACGGATCTAAATTCGGAAAGTCTGAAGGAGGAAATGTATGGCTGGATGCTGATAAAACTTCGGTATATAAATTTTACCAGTTTTGGGTAAATGCTACTGATGCTGATGCGGAAAAATACATTAAAATCTTTACTTTTTTAGATAAAGAAACAATAGAAGCTTTGATTGCAGAACATCAGGCAGCACCGCATTTAAGAGTTTTGCAAAAGAAATTAGCTGAAGAAATCACTATTTTTGTTCACAGCAAAGAAGAATTAGAAAAAGCGATTCAGGCTTCGAATATCTTGTTCGGGAATTCAACTGCGGATGATTTAAAGAAATTGGATGAAAAAACCTTTTTAGAAGTTTTTGACGGAGTTCCGCAAGCCGAAATTGCAAAAGCTGATCTTGAAAATGGTTTAGACATTATCACTGTTTTAAATGAAAAAACAGGTTTCTTTAAATCAAATGGAGAAGCGAGAAGAGCTTTAACAGCTAATTCTATTTCGGTTAACAGAGAAAAAATAAAAGAAGATTTTGTTTTGACAGTAAATGATTTAATCAACAATCAGTTTGTGTTATTGCAAAGCGGTAAGAAAAATTATTTTGTGATTCGAATTATTTAG
- a CDS encoding DUF4271 domain-containing protein, with amino-acid sequence MMEQFHLRIIENKDWATLLFVLAFAVVAITKSAYENRFSEFTRLIFSDKYVKIYRDVSHLRSSFTVALFFVQIISYAFFIQITMHIFEFPVKTEKTDWMLFTQIVTFLTYFILAKYLIEKIVGTSFNINEFVDLFNLQKATYRTYIGLLILPVNAILFYHDDIPKIIPLAIIGVSACISMFSYFISIKTYQNTIINKLFYFILYLCALEIAPYYFLYYWITKAAQ; translated from the coding sequence ATGATGGAACAGTTTCACCTCAGGATAATAGAAAACAAAGATTGGGCAACACTTTTATTTGTGTTGGCTTTTGCTGTTGTTGCGATTACTAAATCAGCATATGAAAACAGATTTAGCGAATTTACCAGACTTATTTTCTCGGATAAGTACGTTAAAATTTACCGCGACGTTTCACATCTCAGAAGCAGTTTTACAGTAGCCTTATTTTTTGTACAAATTATTTCGTATGCCTTTTTCATACAAATTACAATGCACATCTTTGAGTTTCCGGTAAAAACAGAAAAAACAGACTGGATGCTTTTTACCCAAATTGTCACTTTTCTGACCTATTTTATATTAGCTAAATATTTAATTGAAAAAATCGTAGGAACTTCTTTCAACATTAATGAATTTGTCGATCTTTTCAACTTACAAAAAGCAACTTACAGAACCTATATTGGTTTATTAATACTTCCCGTTAATGCAATTTTGTTCTATCATGACGATATTCCTAAAATCATACCATTAGCAATCATAGGTGTTTCAGCATGCATCAGTATGTTTTCATACTTTATTTCAATTAAAACTTATCAAAATACAATAATCAATAAATTGTTTTATTTTATTTTGTATCTTTGCGCTCTTGAAATAGCCCCTTATTATTTCCTGTATTATTGGATTACTAAGGCGGCTCAGTAA
- a CDS encoding Lrp/AsnC family transcriptional regulator, producing MKINSLLIEIDGIDKEILRYLMDDARKPILQIANKIGISGAAIHQRLKKLEQSGVISGSKFTVNPKVLGYNTMAFIGVYLDKASGNSEAVKELRKIPEVLECHYTTGNWSVLIKIICRDNEHLMQLLNTKIQAIEGVSRTETFISLDQQIDRQIQL from the coding sequence ATGAAAATCAATTCCCTATTAATTGAAATTGACGGTATCGACAAAGAAATCCTTCGATATCTTATGGACGATGCCCGCAAACCTATTCTTCAAATTGCCAATAAAATAGGCATTTCGGGAGCGGCGATTCATCAGCGTTTGAAGAAGCTGGAACAATCCGGTGTGATATCAGGGTCAAAATTTACTGTAAACCCAAAAGTTTTAGGCTACAATACCATGGCATTTATTGGTGTTTATCTCGACAAAGCTTCCGGAAATTCCGAAGCTGTAAAAGAACTTAGAAAAATTCCTGAAGTTTTAGAATGTCATTATACTACCGGAAACTGGTCAGTTTTAATTAAAATTATCTGTCGTGACAACGAACATTTAATGCAGCTTTTAAATACCAAAATTCAGGCAATTGAGGGGGTTTCGAGAACTGAAACCTTCATTTCACTGGATCAGCAGATTGACAGACAGATTCAGCTGTAA
- a CDS encoding polyprenol monophosphomannose synthase → MSDSIVIIPTYNEIENIESIVRAVLSQHKSFHLLIIDDNSPDRTADKVIALQEEFPGRLFLEKRAKKSGLGTAYVHGFKWAMERKYDFIFEMDADFSHNPNDLEKLYNACHLGGASLAIGSRYVTGVNVVNWPLSRVLMSYFASVYVKFITGMKIHDATAGFVCYKREVLEKINLDKIKFVGYAFQIEMKYRTYCGKFEITEVPIIFTDRTKGVSKMSNAIIKEAILGVISLRLKKIFNTL, encoded by the coding sequence ATGAGTGATAGTATTGTCATAATTCCTACCTATAACGAAATTGAAAACATAGAAAGTATAGTACGTGCTGTACTTTCGCAACATAAATCTTTTCACCTTTTAATTATCGATGATAATTCTCCTGATCGCACTGCTGATAAAGTGATTGCGCTTCAGGAAGAATTTCCGGGAAGACTGTTTCTGGAAAAAAGAGCTAAAAAATCTGGTCTTGGTACAGCTTATGTTCATGGTTTCAAATGGGCTATGGAACGTAAATATGATTTCATTTTTGAAATGGATGCTGATTTTTCACACAACCCAAATGATCTTGAAAAATTGTACAATGCCTGTCATCTTGGAGGGGCTTCTTTAGCTATTGGGTCACGTTATGTTACAGGAGTAAACGTAGTAAACTGGCCTCTTAGCAGGGTATTGATGTCTTATTTTGCTTCGGTTTATGTAAAGTTTATTACCGGAATGAAAATTCACGATGCAACAGCAGGTTTTGTGTGTTATAAAAGAGAGGTTCTGGAAAAGATAAATCTCGATAAAATCAAATTTGTTGGATACGCTTTTCAAATCGAAATGAAATATAGAACTTATTGTGGTAAATTTGAAATAACAGAAGTTCCGATTATTTTTACCGATCGTACAAAAGGAGTCTCAAAAATGAGCAATGCCATTATTAAAGAAGCAATACTTGGAGTTATTTCGCTTCGATTAAAAAAAATATTCAATACACTATAA
- a CDS encoding DUF4296 domain-containing protein — translation MKNFVFIILVVFLSVSCKKELVKEPAKLIEKDKMIDIIYDLSLLEAIKYQQPLSLDSVASNPTKFIFKKYKVDSLQFAQSNIYYAADYDSYKEMFDEINARLDREKKSTEKKLKAEEKKEKAKKAAEAKKKNLNETPKDSVKKKVIKKADIDSIKRKRSLQHKGL, via the coding sequence ATGAAGAATTTTGTATTTATAATATTGGTTGTGTTTCTTTCTGTAAGCTGTAAAAAAGAGCTGGTCAAAGAACCGGCTAAACTTATAGAGAAAGATAAGATGATCGATATAATATATGATTTATCTCTTTTGGAAGCTATAAAATACCAGCAGCCTTTGTCGCTGGATTCAGTTGCATCTAACCCAACAAAGTTTATTTTTAAAAAATACAAAGTTGACAGTCTGCAATTTGCACAAAGTAACATTTATTATGCAGCTGATTATGATAGCTACAAAGAAATGTTTGATGAAATAAATGCGAGGCTGGATAGAGAAAAAAAGAGTACTGAGAAAAAGCTGAAAGCTGAAGAAAAAAAAGAAAAAGCAAAAAAAGCAGCTGAAGCTAAAAAGAAAAACTTAAATGAAACTCCTAAAGATTCTGTCAAAAAGAAAGTAATTAAAAAAGCTGACATCGATTCTATAAAAAGAAAGAGAAGTCTTCAGCATAAAGGATTATAA